One Aegilops tauschii subsp. strangulata cultivar AL8/78 chromosome 7, Aet v6.0, whole genome shotgun sequence genomic window carries:
- the LOC141026998 gene encoding uncharacterized protein: MGFTREFMEVQAHDNTKLHVIHTNDLHKAATTIEQFERHKIVGVDVKYTNDHGEDQKPALVELSVGKDHPVLLFQLSAADKNCTKFNNFLADPRYTFVAFSIDGDIEMLGRVGLENAHFVDIQNEWRVPTATKPLDSLGDVSGILVHDVELTNAERSRWACMPLSMRHMEYAAKDAYAAYEIWSRLSIIQEGLYRANLDKEQTRKRARSCGDYDY; encoded by the coding sequence ATGGGATTCACCAGGGAATTCATGGAGGTGCAGGCCCACGACAACACAAAGTTGCACGTGATCCACACCAACGACTTGCACAAGGCGGCGACCACCATTGAGCAGTTCGAGCGCCACAAGATCGTCGGAGTTGATGTGAAGTACACCAACGaccatggagaagatcagaaaCCCGCCCTCGTCGAGCTATCCGTCGGAAAGGATCATCCGGTGCTGCTCTTCCAACTGAGCGCGGCCGACAAGAACTGCACCAAGTTCAACAACTTCCTCGCGGACCCCAGGTACACGTTTGTTGCCTTCTCCATCGACGGCGACATAGAGATGCTCGGCCGCGTCGGACTGGAGAACGCCCACTTCGTCGACATCCAGAACGAATGGAGGGTGCCTACAGCTACCAAGCCTCTGGACTCCCTTGGGGACGTCTCAGGCATCCTTGTCCACGACGTAGAGCTCACCAACGCAGAACGCAGCCGCTGGGCGTGCATGCCCCTGTCCATGAGGCACATGGAGTACGCGGCAAAGGACGCTTATGCTGCGTACGAGATATGGAGCCGCCTCAGCATCATCCAGGAAGGGCTTTACCGGGCAAATCTCGACAAGGAGCAGACCAGGAAGCGCGCTAGGTCCTGTGGCGACTACGACTACTGA